From the Lactuca sativa cultivar Salinas chromosome 9, Lsat_Salinas_v11, whole genome shotgun sequence genome, the window GGAATGTAACGAATGAAGAAGTGATCAAAGCTTTACATAAGATTGGTAAACAAGCAACCAATTGGGAACAATTTCAAACATCAACTACTAATTAATTAATCGAGCTTAATTTAATGCTTTACTATAGCCTAATATTTAAGttagttgagagagagagagagagagagagagagagagatttggtcTGGTTTTGTAACTATTGATTATTTATGACTCATTTGTCAAAGTTTTTGATTCGAGTACAACCCACAATGTAATATATTCGTTTTAGAATATTGTTATAAGAATTGCTTTTTAAACCAATCACCCTTTCTCTAAAGGTGTCTTGTCTTAACTCTTAGCTTATAAAGATATAAATTGgtgttattatttatttatttatttttgggtaATTAACATGGAGCATACAAAAATATGGCAAATACATCTTCTTATCAATTTTCtagtcttggataaatttttGTTGCAACTTTGAAgtcattttcaacccaaaaaatTGGCAAAAAGATAAAATGCTTAACATTACAAGAATACATACTCGAAATCAAAAGTAAAGGGATTGATGGATCTCTGAAAACTAGTTTAATAGATGACAAATGGTTTACTTGATATCATGAAATGAAGGCAAGACTGCAATGAGAGGATCTCCGTACCCAACCGCCTCTACAAAAATCACAAATTTTCATCGTCAGTCAATAAATATGTCAGTCAAAAGAGTTATTCTTTCAGCAACCCCTCAGATGGCCCACACTGTGTCCTGTGACTATGAGCATCATGTGAGATGTAATAATTCAATTACAGAGTAGTGGGCCATTGGGTTCATCAATGTCAATGTCAAATTGTCAATGTCAGTAGTTTCTGCAAAAGGGTTATTCTTCCAACAACGTCTGAGCTGGCTGACTACACTGTTAATaggatttaaataaaaaattaaaatgttatattttggaTTAAAAGAGGATACCTCCATCGTTAAAGAGGATCTTTATGACTTCTCCGGATGCATCCGACTGCATAATTATAAACCGATGATCaaattcaaatattattttttggattaaaagtaaaaaaaaaaatgtttatgatGAGATTATCATTATCTCACCTTCACAGGAAGTTCAGTGCCAAATTGGTCCAAATAGCATATGGTTTGTCCTTCCTTAATCATATCACcctaaataaatttaaaaagggTAGAAATGTCATTTTACATGCATAAAGAACCAACCAGGCAAGAAATTGAAACCATAGGAACGAACCACTTTTTATATTATGTTGATTAATGTTAAATCTAATCAAAGAGACAAAAACACTAAAATAACAACTATGAActcaaaattatttaaaaaaaaaaaaaaaggagaaaaTTAGTTGCAAGAATTACCTCTTTACAAAGAATAGGCTGCTTCTTCCCTTTGAGTGTCCTGCTCTTCCGGAATGTTCCaacctaataatatattttttttaaaaaaagtgaGACTTTCCACATTAAGTCGTAACTTTTTACGAATTTGCCCTTGTCATTTtctcatatatatttttttcaaacattatttataccgTGGGACATGAGACTAGAACATATCCAGTAGCTCCAGAAGCTTCTAGAGCTGCTAATTTCTTCATTTTCTCAACAGGAACAtttgtaaatggatttgattttttAGCAGGCTTAGGTGGCAATGGTGGGGCCACAGGGGTAGATCCAGTCATTGGTTCACTAGGAATTGGTGGGGCCACTGTAGGTGAAGCAACAACAATCCCTCCTCCTGTTGATTTAATGTTCCTCTTTAAATGCATTTCAAACCCCCCAATCTAAAAAATTAAACAATCTCTTACTTAATTATATCAAATgatatatatcatatatgtataaaaaaagCTCAGGATTTTGTAAGCTTACCTTCATTTTCAGCTCAGCAATCTGTGTTTCATCACATACGCCTATGACAAGTTCCtgttaagaaaaagaaaatagaaaatgaATATCAAAGTAAAGAAAGATTTATTGTTATAAGTTAGTTAATAAACAACCTCAAAGCCACTAGGAAAAGAACCGGTTGAAGTAGTCTTCTCCACTGATCCTTTATATTGAAAAGCCACATATAACAAACATTAGCATCATATTAAACATTGGGAAATGGAAAAAGAAAAGTTAAATGGAGGGAAAGTCGTAAAGAGTTGAGGACTTAATGgggaaagggaaagggaaaggctcatttttttttcttgaatttcTGTATTGAGTTGTTCTTTATGTGTTAAGTGAAAGAAAAAACTCACCATTGGACTTGTCTGCAACAGCAACATCAGATGACTTAATACATGACACAATTGCCCCTGTTCGCCTTTTCTGAGAAGAAACAAGATCCAAACCGAATGATGAAGTTTGGATAGGAGATTTTGTTGATATGATCCATGATGCATTATGCATAGAAACCACACCAGGTCTCTCAAATGATGAACGCAAAGGTGAAACAGTGCCTGTAGAATTTGCAATTATAAGATGCTCTATCAATTACACAAAAACAAATCGAAATAGATATCGTTTTAGATAACTCCTAGGTAATAAGTTAATTGTACAATGATTTGCAAAATAAACTATCGAAAGAGATGAGTGAAATCGAGCACAAATTCTCTCAAACTCTGATATGCATCGGTTTTGGTTTGTGCTTTACTTTGAAATCGAGGCTTAAAGAGACCTAAACAGAGTTCATCGATTGAAATTACTGATTTAGAAAAACTGGAATCGAGTAAGAATTGTTTTAACTAAGTTGCAGATTAAACAACAACCGAAGCGTCTACTACATGCAGCTAAACCATTCGCGCACTCAGAACCTAAAACAGTCAAATCTAAAGACGTTGATTTCACATTAATTAGTAGCAAACATAGCTAAATCGGTTAAAAACATACGAAAAAAATAGCTCACTCGATCCGTAATAAATCCAGTAAAGCATACCATGTTCAATCATGCATTCATACAGGGATCAGGGATCACATAAAGAAGCCATTCATAGATACATTATATAGAGAAGAGAACAAGAGTTAGAAGAGTTACAGTGAAAGGAGCGTAAGACAGCTGCAGACTCCATGAGATGGGGGGAAATGGATGATCGATCTGGGTATTTGAGAAATTAGAAGTAGAAATGAAGGTAGGTTGAAGATAGATTAGGATTTATAGTTGAATAGAAGAAACTATTATTTTGGTAAAGCTCAGTCTTTGAAATGTCCGCCCTGTCTCATCAGTTTCTTCACCCCTCTTCTTGCTCTTATGAAGTTCTTGCTAACGTGCGCCTTCCCCTTGTTTGTGACGTGTCCCTTTTATTTGTGGCTTAATTTTGTTCTTTTTGGATCTTCGACTAGAAATTACATGAAAACTTGGAAAAAGAAATAAGTTTTAAGTACCCATACTCGCAATAAGAAAATAATTTTAAGGAATAAattcttataaaaaaaatgaatatgtAACTTTTTTGCATCAGTTATAAAATTAGCCTTATATTATATACAACATAATAGTATGGATTGACTTTTTCTATTAATGGGTTGATTTAATGATTTTCAAGAAAAATGTATTTGGGAAATTATTTCCACTTAGCCCAACATTGTCAATAATTCTCATCTACTTTTACCCCAACTTGGCCCAACCTATGAAAACTCTAATTTTTTTCGATAACTTTTAGGTGTCTAGGAACTTCCCATCTATACTCCCAAAAGTCCAATATATGCAACTAGGGAAATTAATGTCATTGGTCTACACTATTATGTAAATATACTTATATGCTATAAAGAAATACTGAAATGCGACAACTTACATGTTGAAGTTTGTAGAATTCGAAACTGGGTCACctttattttaaaatgttttacacTATATGATTAGGGCTGTCAAATCGGGTCGtcatgtcgtgtttttgtctgacacgacacgacacgacaatgttTTGTATAACACGAACACGATACGTCACGATGTTGTGTTTTTTTTcattaacacgaaaacgaaccaattaaaacacgacaacacgacacgacacgacaaatataatattacataactattagTGTATTTCGTTCGTACTTAAAGATATATAACATaataaaaacgacaaacacgaaaaacacgacaaccacatgcttaatcgtgtcaatttatgaacacgaacacgacaagACATAACATTGTGTTTTTTAATCTTGACACGAAaacgacacgaacacgaattcgaattttgatttcgtcctgatttcgtttcgtttcgtttagtgtatttttgtcgtgtcgtgtcataaattgacacccctaTATATGATCACCCATAGGCTTCATTTGATGGTGATAACAATATAAATATACTTATATTGCCATGTGAAATTCTATGGCTATGGAGAAATACTTGCTAGGCTTTTGCTCTATTTAGCAAGCATGTTGCACGCTAATTCCATCCCTTAAACACTTCGAAAAACCTCTAATTTACTAAGGATTCTTTatcaaaatgatttcttattgaATCTAACACTAAATATACCAACATAGAAGATCAATGTATAGCCATAAAATCAAATATTTATCAACTATATGGGTTAAATTCTCAAAATTACACTTGCTTTATACAAATTGATACCAAAATGGGTGATTTTACATAATCATAGAAGCAATCTACATATACAATAGTgggcaaaagaaaaaaaaaagaaactatAACTAAGGAGTATACATGGAAAGGAAATATACGATTGagaggtaatatatatatatatatatatatatatatatatatatatatatatagagagagagagagagagagatggcttCCAATACTCCCCCTTTCAGTTGGCGCATGTAAGTTTTGAATGCCCAACTTGACAAGTAGTGTTTGTAGTAGATGCGAGAATAGAGGTTTGGTAAGCAAGTCGGCAATTTGTTGCTTCGAGTTGAGGTGAACTGGCAGAATCTCCTTTCGTTCGACTCGTTCTCGGACAAAAAAACAATTCATCTCAACATGGTTTGTTCTTTCATGGAAAACCGGATTGTTAGATATATGTTTTGCGGCTTCATTATCGCAAAATAACGGTGCGGAATCTATCATTGGTGCATCAAGTTCTTCAAGTAGCCAACGTACCCATATAATCTCGCTAACTGCAGTTACCATTGCCCGGTATTCTACCTCAACCGATGAGTGAGAGACTATtgattgtttctttgatttccagcatattggggctcccactaacatgagcaCGTATCCTAACCTTGATCGTCTACTGAGGGGACACCGGAGCCAATTGACATCACAGTAAGCCACAAGGTTGATGTCCTTCGTGTTTGGTAAGACAATTCCTTAACCATGGTGGTTTTAAGGTAGCGTAAAACTCTATTAGCAGCCTCCATATGGACACGCCATGGGTCTCCAACAAATTGGCTTAGAATGGTCACAAAATAGGCTATATTTGGGCATGTGACTTGTAGATAAAGTAGGCGACCTACTAGTCTTCGGTATTGACTTGCATCAATCCTTTCTTCTTTTTTCTCCTTTGTCAAGTTTCAGATTTGGTTCCATGGGGCACGAACTAGGGCGGCATCCTGTTAACCCGCTATTTTCAAGAATGTCTAGCATGTACTTTCGTTGGCTGAGAATCATTCATTCGGAATTTCTTGCTACTGCGATGCCCAAGAAGTACTTCAAAGGGCCGAGATCCTTTATGCTAAACTCCTTTCTAAGATAAGACTTTGTCCTTTCAATATATTCCATGTTGTTTCCCGCAAGTATTACATCATCCACATATATGAGGGTTGTCACGTATGTATCACCATTTTTGTAgatgaataatgagtgatcagcCTTATATTGTTTGTAACCTAGGCTGATAAGGGATTTTGTGAACTTGTGGTACTAATTTCGGGACGCTTGCTTCAAGCCATAGATCGACTTTTTGAGTTTGCATACTCTTGTTTCGTTCTTCTCCAAGAGTCCTTGAGGAATCTTCAtgtaaataataaagtattgtaCTGTTGTATTATAGTgactattgttgtactaactaccttatacCGGTTGTTAATTAAGCTATAACGTGAcataattgtaaccatacttgatcgacttagtaaaacacgacgctcgaagacgtcgaaatggtgtgacattcgtcacccgtaaacctgcaggtcccactgtagctagcatcaaggtgtaggatggtcagtctCGTATAGGAGACTCTGGTTTCAAAACGAGCCATAACAGTGATGTCATGCCCTAAAGTAGtgactcacatttatgttatagtattcttgtatatgtattgtatgtactagtgtagtgtatgttctctctgtttagtatatagtatgttctctttgtttctcatcatagtatattcGTTATGTTTCTCATAATAATatattctcttagtttctcatgaTAATATATTCGttatgtttctcataatagtatattctcttagtttctcatcatagtatattcGTTatatttctcataatagtatattctcttagtttctcatcatagtatatttgtattgactcatgaatgaactgactcttgtatgtctCGTTGTACTAGAAATTGtgagtagtgacttcctaaactatacctattatagtttactagtagagtgGTTTATataaatgaacatgtttgtacacctttgttacccaaaggtattgaactgagataaaagcttttatgtctatacatatatacataatatataactaaggatcaaacgacac encodes:
- the LOC111896790 gene encoding uncharacterized protein LOC111896790; amino-acid sequence: MESAAVLRSFHCTVSPLRSSFERPGVVSMHNASWIISTKSPIQTSSFGLDLVSSQKRRTGAIVSCIKSSDVAVADKSNGSVEKTTSTGSFPSGFEELVIGVCDETQIAELKMKIGGFEMHLKRNIKSTGGGIVVASPTVAPPIPSEPMTGSTPVAPPLPPKPAKKSNPFTNVPVEKMKKLAALEASGATGYVLVSCPTVGTFRKSRTLKGKKQPILCKEGDMIKEGQTICYLDQFGTELPVKSDASGEVIKILFNDGEAVGYGDPLIAVLPSFHDIK